The proteins below are encoded in one region of Planctopirus limnophila DSM 3776:
- a CDS encoding SDR family NAD(P)-dependent oxidoreductase encodes MTNMPEKKAFCSLHGLNAVITGSSSGIGKAIALELSQAGATVGLHTRKSINSLEQIRKTIHSQGGTTHIFQADLRNNDAAETLAEQAWSEMGSIDIWINNAGVDLLTTEEARLPPVNKLDLLHSVDVRATYQLSREIATRMKSRGRGCIINIGWDQADRGMEGESGELFAAAKNAVMGFTRSMAVSFAPEVRLNCVAPGWIKTAWGVTASPVWQERVIRETPLKRWGLPEDIARAVRFLVSEEASFITGQVINVNGGAIR; translated from the coding sequence ATGACAAATATGCCTGAAAAGAAAGCATTCTGCAGCTTACACGGGCTGAATGCAGTCATCACCGGGAGTTCATCCGGTATTGGAAAGGCAATTGCTTTGGAACTTTCTCAAGCAGGGGCCACCGTCGGCTTGCACACCCGAAAGTCGATCAATTCACTTGAGCAAATCCGAAAGACAATCCACTCGCAAGGAGGAACAACGCATATTTTTCAGGCAGACCTGCGGAACAACGATGCGGCCGAAACCTTGGCCGAACAGGCATGGTCAGAAATGGGATCTATTGATATCTGGATCAATAATGCCGGCGTGGATCTCCTCACGACCGAAGAAGCTCGCCTCCCGCCAGTCAATAAACTTGATCTTTTGCACTCCGTTGATGTGCGCGCTACTTACCAGCTTTCCCGCGAGATCGCCACGCGTATGAAATCACGGGGCAGGGGCTGCATTATCAACATCGGCTGGGATCAGGCAGATCGCGGTATGGAGGGAGAAAGCGGTGAACTTTTCGCAGCAGCCAAGAATGCTGTCATGGGTTTTACCCGCTCGATGGCAGTCAGTTTTGCCCCTGAAGTCCGTTTGAATTGTGTCGCTCCGGGATGGATAAAAACCGCCTGGGGAGTGACTGCCAGCCCCGTTTGGCAGGAGCGGGTCATTCGTGAAACTCCCCTGAAACGATGGGGATTGCCAGAGGATATTGCCCGTGCTGTCCGATTTCTGGTCAGCGAGGAAGCCTCTTTTATCACGGGACAAGTGATAAACGTCAACGGCGGGGCCATCCGCTGA
- a CDS encoding thioredoxin family protein: protein MGLVLLIFITTQSAWAQYPQGGHPQGGQGSVWLGSYNTALQEASRTNKPVLLHFSATWCGPCQQMERGVFPHPQVQQLLRTSVAAVKVDSDQNPQLVQQYGVRGLPADVMIDPRNGKVLLHSENYLDVGAYTSMIGGVAQKYSMSLAQAAPAQRMQNKVPATLPGNQNFERKSAPSQSMANADDVGLDGFSPVALQRARQWMRGDSRFAWDHQGITYFMATEQELADFKLTPEQFAPKLLGCDPVVLWDTTKAVSGSTQFAAFYDDSLFLFVSRESRDRFKENPRRYMRTEQVLRRTDVQRLVQALPDESSESTRQAENPAKTEVR from the coding sequence ATGGGACTGGTTCTGCTGATCTTCATCACAACACAATCGGCCTGGGCACAGTATCCACAGGGAGGACATCCACAGGGAGGGCAGGGAAGTGTGTGGCTGGGCAGCTATAACACAGCACTCCAGGAAGCCAGCCGCACAAACAAACCTGTGCTGCTGCATTTCTCAGCCACCTGGTGCGGGCCATGCCAACAGATGGAGCGGGGTGTCTTTCCTCATCCTCAAGTTCAACAGCTTTTGCGCACTTCTGTGGCTGCTGTGAAAGTTGACTCCGATCAGAATCCACAACTCGTTCAACAGTATGGCGTCCGGGGGTTACCTGCCGATGTCATGATCGATCCTCGAAATGGCAAGGTTCTCCTGCATTCCGAGAACTATCTCGATGTCGGAGCTTACACTTCGATGATTGGCGGAGTGGCTCAAAAATACTCGATGAGCCTGGCCCAGGCTGCACCTGCCCAACGAATGCAGAACAAAGTACCCGCGACACTTCCCGGGAATCAGAATTTTGAGCGGAAATCGGCCCCTTCACAATCGATGGCCAATGCTGATGATGTTGGACTGGATGGATTCAGTCCGGTGGCATTGCAAAGAGCCAGACAATGGATGCGAGGTGACAGCCGTTTCGCGTGGGATCATCAGGGAATCACCTACTTCATGGCTACAGAACAAGAGCTGGCCGATTTCAAACTGACACCCGAACAGTTTGCACCGAAACTTCTGGGATGTGATCCCGTCGTGTTGTGGGACACTACCAAAGCCGTCAGTGGTTCAACTCAGTTCGCAGCGTTTTATGATGACAGTCTCTTCCTCTTCGTTTCTCGCGAATCGCGTGATCGATTCAAAGAGAACCCACGTCGTTACATGCGAACCGAGCAAGTTCTTCGACGGACCGATGTGCAACGTCTCGTTCAGGCCCTGCCCGATGAGTCCTCAGAATCAACTCGTCAGGCTGAAAACCCTGCGAAGACCGAAGTCCGTTAA
- a CDS encoding DUF6513 domain-containing protein: protein MEKPRPRLLFITGKLAEHSLRQTLIPLSKKANFEFEICVLGITVAALMTTPWILRKLKESHLESGAFDQAILPGSVEGELNPLNEFLGFPAIRGPKDLFDLPEFFGHDQKSPPDLTQHAIEILAEINHAPRLSLDQILRQAESYREAGADVIDLGCLPGVAWPNLEATIRSLQNHGLRLSIDSFSQDEVLRAVASGVKLVLSANSSNRDWAQSTGAEFVLVPDHPQNLETLITTREAFVSSGTPFRLDPILEPIGFGFGESISRYRQTRQQFPADKMMMGVGNLTEMTEVDSSGVNFLLAALCTEWRIESILTTEVINWSRSSIREFEIARRLTHFAIEQQRVPKHLGGSLVLLRDPKLKEQGEAGLAHLRQLVTDPNFRIFAERGEIHLFNRDGYWHGNDPYEVYDRMIACVGTLTAEHAFYLGYELCKAKTALTLGKHYQQDQSLRWGFLTEPEISATERRKQERRQQQDRSQDMTLENQRQEERPA, encoded by the coding sequence TTGGAAAAACCTCGTCCACGATTGCTGTTCATCACTGGCAAACTGGCAGAGCATTCGCTTCGTCAGACGCTCATTCCCCTTTCTAAAAAAGCCAATTTTGAATTCGAGATTTGCGTGTTGGGGATCACGGTCGCCGCACTGATGACGACACCATGGATTCTGCGAAAACTCAAAGAATCGCATCTTGAATCTGGTGCATTCGATCAGGCGATCCTTCCGGGATCCGTCGAGGGGGAGTTAAACCCATTGAATGAGTTTCTGGGTTTCCCGGCCATCCGCGGCCCAAAAGATCTTTTCGACCTGCCCGAGTTCTTTGGACACGATCAGAAGTCACCGCCAGATCTCACGCAACATGCAATTGAGATACTGGCGGAGATTAATCATGCCCCCCGACTCTCCCTGGATCAGATTCTGAGGCAAGCGGAGTCTTATCGCGAAGCAGGTGCTGACGTGATTGATCTCGGTTGTCTTCCCGGTGTGGCCTGGCCCAACCTTGAAGCAACGATTCGATCACTGCAAAACCACGGGTTACGACTGTCGATCGACAGTTTCTCACAAGACGAAGTTCTGCGGGCTGTCGCCTCAGGAGTCAAACTGGTCTTAAGTGCCAATTCATCGAATCGCGATTGGGCACAATCCACCGGGGCTGAATTTGTCCTGGTTCCTGATCATCCTCAGAATCTGGAGACGCTGATCACCACGCGCGAGGCATTTGTCAGTTCAGGGACTCCTTTTCGGCTCGACCCCATTCTGGAACCCATCGGATTTGGATTTGGAGAATCCATCAGTCGCTATCGGCAAACACGCCAGCAGTTCCCCGCTGATAAAATGATGATGGGGGTGGGGAACCTGACAGAGATGACCGAAGTGGACAGTTCGGGTGTCAACTTTCTTCTGGCAGCCTTATGTACCGAGTGGCGGATTGAAAGCATCCTGACAACCGAAGTGATCAACTGGAGTCGATCTTCCATTCGGGAGTTTGAGATTGCCCGGCGGCTGACTCATTTCGCAATTGAACAACAACGGGTGCCCAAGCATCTGGGCGGAAGCCTTGTTCTTCTGCGGGACCCTAAACTGAAAGAGCAGGGCGAAGCAGGCCTGGCTCATTTAAGGCAGCTGGTCACAGACCCGAACTTTCGCATTTTTGCCGAGCGGGGTGAGATCCACCTATTTAATCGTGATGGGTACTGGCATGGGAATGACCCATACGAAGTCTATGATCGGATGATCGCCTGTGTGGGAACTTTGACTGCCGAACATGCCTTTTACCTTGGCTATGAACTCTGCAAAGCCAAGACCGCATTAACACTTGGTAAACATTACCAGCAGGATCAATCTCTCCGCTGGGGATTTCTCACCGAACCCGAAATCAGTGCCACAGAACGTCGTAAGCAAGAACGGCGTCAGCAGCAGGATCGATCTCAGGACATGACCTTAGAAAATCAAAGACAGGAGGAACGTCCTGCATGA
- a CDS encoding anthranilate synthase component II, which yields MLLIIDNYDSFVQNVARYLVELGQNVRVVRNDVLSIQQIIELAPSAIVISPGPCSPTEAGISLEVIKRLSGKIPILGICLGHQAIGAAFGGKVVRAHRPLHGEASSVTHHGHALFHGLPETFQAGRYHSLVIDHHDLPDELEPLAWTLDAPHDTPVLMAVGHRTHATFGMQFHPESILTQGGHRLLSNFLSLAKLPSSNHLAESKVESQPPETGNSVAGRAAVFW from the coding sequence ATGCTGCTGATCATCGACAATTATGACAGCTTCGTTCAAAACGTCGCCCGCTATCTGGTCGAGCTTGGCCAGAACGTTCGTGTCGTCAGAAATGATGTCCTTTCGATCCAGCAGATCATCGAACTGGCCCCGTCTGCCATTGTCATCTCTCCTGGCCCATGCTCACCTACAGAAGCGGGGATTTCTCTGGAAGTTATCAAACGGCTATCAGGGAAGATTCCCATACTCGGCATCTGTCTGGGGCACCAGGCGATTGGTGCCGCTTTTGGCGGCAAAGTCGTGCGGGCACATCGTCCCCTCCATGGAGAAGCATCAAGCGTCACTCATCATGGCCACGCTCTGTTCCATGGTCTGCCAGAAACTTTTCAAGCTGGCCGCTATCACTCACTGGTGATTGATCATCATGATTTACCAGACGAACTGGAGCCTTTGGCATGGACTCTCGACGCACCTCACGATACCCCCGTGCTCATGGCCGTTGGCCACCGAACCCATGCCACTTTTGGCATGCAATTTCATCCGGAATCGATACTGACACAAGGTGGCCACCGATTATTGTCCAACTTCCTAAGCCTGGCCAAACTCCCATCGTCAAATCATCTTGCCGAATCAAAAGTTGAGTCCCAACCACCGGAAACAGGCAATTCCGTGGCAGGCAGAGCGGCTGTCTTCTGGTGA
- a CDS encoding anthranilate synthase component I family protein translates to MIPPVVIPLSAEMHPQFVTHRLASLDALCVLESAVQHAHLGRYSYVMADPWFLSDEYNVQPSTDPLSPIAKVMKNLPFERQPELPPFQGGFAGVLSYEAGRAFDRMPSARHRDFLIPDFSMSFYDVVFAWDHIENRGWLISQGWPEIKPAARATRATARARQFMNLLEQKVTDLTPQIPPKGDISYRSLESLSAPSFALAGHDNIWSNFRREDYLQAVDRVIEYIRAGDIFQANLTQRLLTPQTIPSLQIWERLRQHNPSPFMAFWQRPKWSLLSASPERFLKIEKQSVETRPIKGTRRRQGAEADLFLRDELRESRKDVAENVMIVDLLRNDLSRVCRAGSVNVPALCEVETYRTVQHLVSVVTGELSEPFDSWDALRACFPGGSITGAPKVRATEIIAELEPTTRGPYTGTLFYMTPDLWCDSSILIRTFIASEGWLQLGVGGGIVVNSDPVQEFEETLTKASGMLAALTRPHSSE, encoded by the coding sequence ATGATCCCCCCTGTTGTCATTCCCTTGTCTGCGGAAATGCACCCCCAATTCGTGACCCATCGACTGGCTTCACTCGATGCACTGTGCGTACTCGAAAGTGCTGTTCAACACGCCCATCTGGGCAGGTACTCGTATGTCATGGCCGATCCCTGGTTCTTAAGCGATGAGTACAACGTTCAACCCTCGACAGATCCTTTGAGCCCCATCGCCAAGGTAATGAAGAATCTGCCCTTCGAGCGTCAGCCGGAACTCCCACCTTTTCAGGGTGGCTTTGCCGGAGTGCTTTCTTATGAAGCTGGCCGGGCATTTGACCGCATGCCGTCAGCCAGACATCGCGACTTTCTCATCCCGGATTTCTCGATGAGTTTTTACGATGTCGTTTTTGCCTGGGATCATATTGAGAATCGAGGTTGGTTGATCTCTCAAGGCTGGCCCGAAATCAAACCGGCTGCTCGTGCAACAAGAGCGACAGCGCGGGCCCGACAATTTATGAATTTGCTTGAGCAGAAGGTCACTGATCTAACTCCCCAGATTCCTCCAAAGGGAGACATAAGCTATCGCTCTTTGGAAAGCCTCTCTGCACCGTCGTTTGCATTAGCTGGACACGACAACATCTGGAGTAACTTTCGCAGGGAGGATTATCTTCAGGCTGTAGATCGTGTGATCGAGTACATCCGGGCCGGCGACATCTTTCAGGCCAACCTGACCCAGCGTCTATTGACTCCACAAACCATACCCAGCCTGCAGATCTGGGAGAGGCTCCGTCAGCACAATCCCTCGCCATTCATGGCATTCTGGCAAAGGCCCAAATGGTCGTTATTGAGTGCTTCTCCTGAACGATTTCTCAAGATCGAAAAGCAAAGCGTTGAGACACGCCCCATCAAGGGGACACGCCGGAGGCAAGGTGCTGAAGCGGATTTATTTCTACGCGACGAATTGCGAGAAAGCCGCAAAGATGTAGCCGAGAATGTGATGATTGTGGATCTGCTGAGGAACGATCTCTCACGGGTTTGTCGTGCTGGAAGTGTGAACGTTCCTGCATTATGCGAAGTGGAAACCTATCGGACAGTTCAACATCTCGTGAGTGTTGTCACGGGAGAACTCTCCGAGCCTTTTGACTCCTGGGACGCCTTGCGGGCCTGTTTTCCCGGCGGTTCGATCACGGGGGCACCGAAAGTTCGAGCGACGGAAATCATTGCTGAACTGGAACCCACCACACGAGGCCCTTACACAGGAACATTGTTCTACATGACCCCCGATCTCTGGTGCGACAGCAGTATTCTCATTCGCACATTCATCGCGAGCGAGGGCTGGCTGCAATTGGGAGTCGGGGGTGGCATTGTCGTCAATTCCGACCCGGTTCAAGAGTTCGAGGAGACATTAACCAAAGCCTCCGGAATGCTTGCGGCTCTGACTCGCCCCCATTCGAGCGAGTAA
- a CDS encoding amidohydrolase family protein gives MSILAIVFKRRVFCAPAILQRALLTGLILTVTGGTAQLTAQEAVPHPFRQLAIEGGIWHLNTPDEKVMADASAKTEKSRLILSRDGVITDISQNSVIPPGTSILNAAGLHIYPGWINAGLPSGLEQNIPLMPMQEMGLEQTSLAHLPSDLRTGFTPDFDVMSRLPREFAGTSKLRGAGFTTVAIWPSGRICSGQGVLLQLGDKPPREEWLGTGAGQVFEFSPQSFGVYPSTVMGQVALFRQVWLDAMRHEQHLKLAASGTPGLSRPPKDAGLESLIEFKKSGRPAVIIADTANDIERAIRLGEEHGLKVIIWGGKEARQQIELLKSTQTPVILALNADDAPKVEESPAGLAGRGKKPPKDVQENSLLEYQEELDLAGTLLRSGIRVGLSSRRFSDQPQKFLGVIRKMIERGLKEEEAIALLTSEPAQILGQEQQLGSIAPGKLANFTILNGPISNAKSVVRYVVIGGRVFEFSHEAKPLSESGKADDGKATGSDSNNAGLVSGEWRVKSTATENSLMATLSIVQTGDRLTGRFSSEQGDGRIKQGTVKGQEVEFVVSIGAGDRDVTLEFKGTVRGNTMTGKLKSLFGTAIDFTAERKPQSTKIDGSAALQAIEVTTIEESGDSKNEKPQKPADALKPMHLETAQSEKDAQEKVAVAKKPPVELKADRQRRPPSTGGNVLIKGGTVLTGTGQSLAGHAVLIQAGRITAIGTDIPAPDGTTVIDATGQFVVPGQIDTHSHMMMGRGLGGVNEATNSITCEVRVRDIVDGTDPDSYRWLATGLTTARLLHGSANTIGGQDAVVQMKIGASTHDHLFPFSRQGVKFALGENVKRKNGRFPNTRLGVEATITRAFVESLDYRSRWMAYDRLSAEEKAKTLPPRRDLRLEALSKILAGEILIHSHCYRSDEILMLLRVASSHGIRIQSLQHVLEGFKIAPEIAAHGASTSTFADHWAYKVEAYDATPYNAAMLLQAGASVVIKSDFPVTPNALNHEAAKSIRHGNVPPEVALQFVTRNPARELGIDEHVGTIEVGKLGDVAIFNTHPMSGFSRCEKTFIGGEWYFDRSRQPAVMSEVAAKASEKIPAPEWPPAEKRLPVMEWPENLGNEYLLVNCEIHPVDQAKIKQGMIHIKEGKILALGEKLEAEPSITRIDLQGRRVFPGMIDASTTVGITEISQLSVTSDYSEIGQFQPDLAAAAAVNPDSEHIFTARSGGITLAGLSPQGGRISGQNSIIALQGWTSAEMTLLRDAGLQIQWPGGDSNEGAIRELKAMFTAARTYAAAMSKSPESLLTQRDLRLEAMIPYASGEKKVFIEANTEKQIAEALLFIEAEKLQAVITGGADAWKLADELAARKIPVIVGGVIRRPIHSWDPFDACYANAGRLHEAGVKIAFRSDGAPDSRNTPFHAATSVAYGLPENEAIKAITISAAEILGVGELTGSITPGKRADLVIADGSILLQGTQIHGVLIGGSAVPIDSRQHRLAKKYQARLPKPAQGGFEVRIP, from the coding sequence TTGTCTATTCTCGCCATCGTTTTTAAACGCCGGGTTTTCTGCGCACCAGCAATTCTACAGCGGGCATTGCTCACTGGCTTAATCCTCACCGTCACCGGAGGAACTGCTCAGCTGACGGCTCAGGAAGCGGTGCCGCATCCCTTTCGGCAGCTAGCCATTGAAGGAGGCATCTGGCATCTCAATACGCCGGACGAAAAAGTCATGGCCGACGCTTCGGCTAAGACTGAAAAGAGCCGGCTGATTCTCTCCCGGGATGGTGTGATTACGGATATCAGTCAGAACAGCGTGATTCCTCCCGGTACATCGATCCTTAATGCCGCTGGTTTGCACATCTATCCGGGATGGATTAACGCGGGCCTTCCCAGTGGCCTGGAGCAGAATATACCTCTCATGCCCATGCAGGAAATGGGGCTGGAACAGACTTCCCTCGCCCATCTCCCCAGTGATCTTCGCACCGGATTTACTCCTGATTTCGATGTTATGTCCCGGCTACCCCGAGAATTTGCCGGTACTTCGAAGCTACGCGGAGCGGGTTTTACGACAGTCGCGATCTGGCCTTCGGGGAGAATCTGTAGTGGCCAGGGTGTGCTCCTCCAGTTGGGCGATAAGCCACCCCGTGAAGAATGGTTAGGTACTGGCGCAGGACAGGTCTTTGAATTCTCGCCGCAGTCGTTTGGTGTCTATCCATCCACAGTCATGGGTCAAGTGGCTCTTTTCCGTCAGGTCTGGCTCGACGCCATGCGACACGAGCAGCATTTGAAATTAGCTGCCAGCGGAACCCCGGGGCTCAGTCGTCCACCCAAAGATGCCGGTTTGGAGTCGCTGATCGAGTTCAAGAAATCGGGGCGGCCGGCGGTCATCATTGCGGATACGGCCAACGACATCGAGCGCGCGATTCGACTGGGTGAAGAGCACGGCCTTAAAGTCATCATCTGGGGTGGTAAAGAAGCCCGTCAGCAGATCGAACTGCTCAAATCGACACAGACGCCGGTTATCCTCGCACTCAATGCCGATGATGCACCAAAAGTCGAAGAGTCGCCTGCAGGTCTCGCGGGACGAGGCAAAAAACCTCCCAAAGACGTTCAGGAAAATTCACTTCTTGAATACCAGGAGGAACTTGATCTGGCAGGAACACTTCTTCGCAGTGGAATCAGAGTGGGTCTCTCCAGCCGGAGATTCAGCGACCAACCACAGAAGTTTCTCGGTGTGATTCGGAAAATGATCGAGCGCGGGCTCAAAGAGGAAGAAGCAATTGCCCTGTTAACTTCGGAACCGGCGCAGATTCTTGGTCAAGAACAGCAACTGGGTTCGATTGCTCCGGGGAAGCTGGCCAACTTTACGATTCTCAATGGGCCAATCTCAAACGCTAAAAGCGTGGTTCGATATGTTGTCATTGGAGGCCGGGTCTTCGAGTTTTCTCACGAGGCCAAGCCACTGAGTGAGTCCGGAAAAGCCGACGACGGCAAGGCTACTGGCAGTGATTCGAACAACGCAGGGCTGGTGAGTGGTGAGTGGCGTGTGAAGAGTACTGCCACAGAAAACTCACTGATGGCCACGTTATCGATTGTGCAGACGGGTGATCGATTGACGGGTCGATTCTCCAGTGAACAGGGAGATGGTCGGATTAAACAAGGGACGGTCAAAGGCCAGGAGGTCGAGTTCGTGGTCTCGATTGGGGCTGGTGACCGGGATGTGACCTTGGAATTCAAAGGGACTGTTCGTGGCAACACGATGACAGGCAAATTGAAATCGCTCTTTGGAACAGCGATTGACTTCACTGCCGAGCGAAAGCCTCAATCGACAAAGATCGATGGGAGTGCCGCTTTGCAGGCGATTGAAGTCACCACGATCGAAGAATCGGGTGATTCGAAGAATGAGAAACCACAAAAACCGGCAGATGCTTTGAAACCGATGCATCTGGAGACCGCCCAAAGCGAAAAAGATGCTCAAGAGAAAGTGGCGGTTGCCAAAAAGCCTCCCGTGGAACTGAAGGCCGATCGTCAAAGACGTCCCCCGTCAACGGGTGGAAACGTGCTGATCAAAGGCGGTACTGTGCTGACTGGGACGGGGCAATCGCTCGCAGGTCATGCGGTGTTGATTCAGGCGGGTCGCATCACGGCGATTGGAACAGACATTCCTGCTCCCGATGGTACGACGGTCATTGATGCCACGGGCCAATTCGTCGTTCCCGGCCAGATTGATACGCACAGCCATATGATGATGGGCCGCGGGCTGGGAGGAGTGAATGAAGCCACCAACTCGATCACCTGCGAAGTCCGTGTGCGGGATATTGTGGATGGTACAGATCCTGATTCGTATCGCTGGCTGGCGACAGGGTTGACCACGGCCCGCCTGCTCCATGGTTCGGCGAATACAATCGGCGGGCAGGACGCGGTCGTTCAAATGAAGATCGGGGCATCCACCCACGATCATCTCTTCCCTTTCTCTCGCCAAGGTGTGAAGTTTGCCTTGGGGGAAAATGTGAAACGCAAAAATGGGCGTTTCCCGAATACGCGGCTGGGAGTCGAAGCTACGATCACCAGGGCTTTTGTCGAATCGCTCGATTATCGCTCCCGCTGGATGGCTTATGATCGGCTCTCTGCAGAAGAAAAGGCCAAAACTCTTCCACCAAGGCGCGATCTGCGACTGGAAGCCTTATCAAAGATTCTGGCTGGCGAGATCCTGATCCACTCGCATTGTTACCGGTCTGATGAAATCCTCATGCTGCTCCGGGTTGCCAGTTCCCACGGAATTCGCATTCAATCCCTGCAGCATGTCCTTGAGGGATTCAAGATTGCTCCGGAAATTGCAGCCCATGGGGCCAGCACCAGTACCTTTGCTGATCACTGGGCCTACAAAGTGGAAGCTTATGATGCCACCCCTTACAACGCGGCTATGTTGCTGCAGGCGGGGGCCAGTGTGGTGATCAAGAGTGATTTCCCTGTCACTCCCAATGCTCTGAACCATGAGGCCGCAAAATCTATTAGACATGGAAATGTGCCTCCGGAAGTGGCACTTCAGTTTGTGACGAGAAATCCCGCTCGAGAGCTGGGAATCGATGAGCATGTGGGGACCATCGAAGTCGGCAAACTGGGCGACGTTGCGATCTTCAACACGCATCCCATGAGTGGATTCTCCCGTTGCGAGAAGACGTTCATTGGTGGCGAGTGGTACTTCGATCGATCCAGGCAACCGGCAGTCATGTCGGAGGTAGCTGCCAAAGCCTCTGAAAAAATTCCGGCACCAGAATGGCCTCCTGCGGAAAAGCGTTTGCCAGTGATGGAATGGCCTGAAAATCTGGGCAACGAATATCTCCTGGTCAATTGTGAGATTCATCCCGTCGATCAAGCGAAAATCAAGCAGGGAATGATTCACATCAAAGAGGGAAAGATTCTCGCACTGGGTGAGAAGCTTGAGGCCGAACCGTCTATTACGAGAATTGATCTCCAGGGAAGACGAGTTTTCCCGGGGATGATCGATGCCAGCACAACTGTCGGAATTACAGAGATCAGCCAGCTTTCCGTCACTTCGGATTACTCCGAGATTGGTCAGTTCCAACCTGATCTCGCCGCAGCAGCGGCTGTGAATCCTGACTCTGAGCATATTTTCACCGCAAGATCAGGCGGAATTACTCTGGCGGGTTTGAGTCCCCAAGGTGGTCGCATCAGCGGGCAGAACTCGATCATTGCTCTCCAGGGCTGGACATCGGCTGAGATGACACTTCTTCGGGATGCGGGTTTGCAGATCCAGTGGCCAGGTGGCGATTCAAATGAGGGAGCAATTCGTGAATTGAAAGCGATGTTTACTGCTGCCCGAACGTATGCAGCAGCGATGTCGAAATCACCAGAATCTTTACTGACGCAAAGGGATCTGCGCCTGGAGGCGATGATCCCCTATGCCTCTGGCGAGAAGAAGGTGTTTATCGAAGCCAATACAGAGAAACAGATTGCGGAAGCACTCCTGTTTATCGAAGCAGAGAAGCTCCAGGCCGTGATTACCGGTGGGGCAGATGCCTGGAAACTGGCTGACGAACTCGCAGCCCGGAAGATTCCTGTGATTGTGGGTGGCGTCATCCGGCGGCCCATTCACTCCTGGGATCCATTTGATGCCTGTTACGCCAATGCCGGGCGTTTGCACGAAGCCGGAGTCAAGATTGCGTTTCGTTCCGATGGGGCACCAGATAGTCGCAATACACCGTTCCATGCGGCTACATCCGTGGCTTACGGATTGCCGGAAAATGAGGCCATTAAAGCGATCACGATTTCTGCCGCCGAGATTCTGGGAGTCGGTGAGCTGACCGGATCGATCACGCCCGGTAAGCGAGCCGATCTGGTGATTGCTGATGGCTCAATTCTTCTGCAGGGGACGCAGATTCATGGCGTTCTGATCGGGGGATCTGCAGTGCCGATTGATTCCCGACAACATCGTCTGGCAAAGAAGTACCAGGCTCGTTTGCCCAAACCTGCCCAGGGTGGTTTTGAAGTGCGAATTCCCTGA